TTTTCCTTTTCTAATATGGAACTCCTCAGGCATTATAAAAACTGCTTTTTTCTTGATGTAGCTCTTTTCTGTGGTGTTGATTTATCATTGGTGGTAGGTGTATATTTGTTGTTTCTGTTAGTCATATTGTTCATCTTGTAACGGCGGATCAAAGTATATTTCAGAGTCTGGATTTCAAAGGTATCCTTCAAACTGATCCAAAATTCCAGAAAGGATGTATAGAAGTTACACTTACTTTTATCTGCAGTGGCAAGTAAATCACTTTTGGTTGGTTTCATTGTGCTGACTGGCTCTTCAGCATTATTTGTGTAGAATATAACATTGCGCTTTGTGTAATTAGCCAGTACTTATGGGAAAAGGTCTGCCACTGACACGTAATCAAACTACAGTTATTTCTTCATAATCTGAATAATGCCAGTTTAACACAAAGGCAATATACTTTTCCATTCTTTCTTCAAGACTGTCATAAATGTGAAGGATCTTTGCCAATATGTTTCCAACTAGCTTATAAAAAGCAGTTACAATTAATAAGGTTTGGTTTTTCCTCTTCCAAGATCATTTGCTGAAGTCTACCTCACTTTTAATAACTTCCActcttttttctaaaacatttaaacaggaTGAATGTTCAACATTCCAGTGCAAAATACAATATCTGCCACACACTCTAAACTTGATAGTCCGTTTTCATCacctaattattgaaaaaaacagtaaaagtcGACACTGCCAAATAAACCTATCGTGGAATGTCTGCTTTGGCATAACTTATTAACAGAGATTCTGCAATGACTGGTTTGATCCCAGTTAAATAACTTAggaaagaaatatgatataatgACGCAAACTGGTGCAAAATGTGCAGCTTGAAAAACTCtaccagaaaatgcaaaaaaaagtgaaaaacgtaAAATATGGTACATAGCACCTTCTGGCACTTACCCCCCGATATATTGTCCACAAGCGACAATTAAAGGTGAATGAAGTTTATGCATCATTTATAAGTATGCAAGTCATCTGTACCTTGTTATATTTTGATTTCGATTAGAATGAAGTAAATATGAACGTTCACTTACTGATAACATACACATGTGCAGTGATGATAAAAGGCGATGTTAATGCATCGTTCATAACTGTGCAGGTCATATTTGCCATATGATGTCTGTTGAGAAGAGTAAAGAATGCCATGTTACCCGCTGTTTCATTATATCGATGCGGGCTTAGCGATTCATTTCCTATTGACATGGTGACTTTTATTGGTTGTGTACCACCACTTGTCTTGCAGAGAACACTGAAGTGATCACCATCCTCACCAACAATACACCCCTTACAagaaatgttcaaattaaaatcGGTTGCACCTAAAGATTATAATttgtgaatttgaaataagaccaAATGGATAATTTTGACTTCGCACAATATAAgcaaatatcatttaaaaggCAATGGATTTTAGGTAgtggatccgtaatgacaatcggctatttccgtgggaTTATATATTCTCCATATGAAATGACGGTATTCTTCgattatttatgaatttattacCGAAGAATGCCGTAATTTAATACGAAGAATATGTAATCGCACGGACATAGCAAATTTTCATTATGGTTCCATTTTCCTGAGATTAAACTTTTATTTCGGATAATAATTGAATCGTCTTCTGAATCTTGATTGTAAATATATCTACCTGGTAATATCACTTTGACCATATTTGAATAGCCCGCTGCACTGCCACAGTAAACTCCGTATCGGCCATTCATTCGATCATTGAACATAATAATAGTCAACACATATTTATCATTCGGTTCCCTTTCTTCCTCATACACATCTTTCGTCAAGGTTATTGAAACAGGTTGAACTGCAGAATGCATCCATTGTCGTACAGTTTGTTCTGGATATTGATTAACATATTCCGATGGATAATATTCTAGTTCTACGTTCTCGCCTTCTTTCACTTTTGTTGTTCTTAGGTAAACAAATCCACATTTATAGCTTGATATATCTAAGAAAAAtagagagaaataaaaaaaataatttacaatttattaATGTTTGACTATCGGGCTAGCATCTACCGATACGGATAGCACGTACATGTCTGAATAGCTGGCAGATAGATCCCATGTATCAAATAAAATGTTCGAGATTGGTATAGGGtgtttattttcgttttataCATCAAATAGCCACCCTTTAAGTTAATATTACATGACAGCACAAATTCATGTTCACAGATTTCATTTTCCTTTAATATTCATTAAGttattattattctatatctattttatctatccaattatgacaacataaattcattttcacagATTTTTACTTTCGTTTAATACATCAAATTAGCCATTCAATAAGttattattattctatatctattttatctatccaatcgtgaacgttcatttgcaacacgtgaccgtacaatataataggattattataacaatagcttgatctgggatgcagtattcggctcgagtggattttgccagatcggatctcacgaggcgcgcaagcgccgagtgtgatccgaccttgcaaaatccacgagagccgaatacaaagtcccagatctagctactgttataatgacccttttattatatacctttaccattttgattcttgttttgttcttgaacgaaatcttcaatgtttattgatGGAACTtaatgaagtttttatgtgcgctatttatagaaatgtgtcgggtcatgcatatttatgaaaatagtccggcagcatacaatacggaaggtacaatacggaatttaaaaggtacaatacggaatttttgtctgtctattcatatttaattgtgaaatacaagccgattttttacaaaatttatataggtatataataaattaccTTATTTGACGCACGTGCGTACAGAAAAAAACcctgtatttttccgtatttggacggttcgaaaagtcccatgttaaacatacgataaagcccgaaacgcgtgaaaatgttccaaatgtaaatcgggtgaagtaggcgctctatgaacagagtttgattatgcgtcttgaaatcaggaaggcagaaatacaatattcagtgaataatctttaatttaaactaaactaaaatagatataaaaaggttatttaacactgAACTGTACAATACaggatatatttggactcgtacccagctgagaagaccatattggactcgccttgCGGCTTGTCCAATATGTTTTtttcagctgggtactcgtccaaatatatctccgtattgtacagaacaatgttaaaaaaCCTTATATTACATGACAGCACAAATTCATTTccacagaaatattttcaaatgcttGACTTATTAGCTAGTAAACACTTGCTGCATATAGACCTGTCATAGAGCACAAATTATGGATCCGTGATTTTATATAAAGAGTAATGTAATAATTAAATCTAGTTTCTTAAAACTGGTTCATAGATATCATAATTACAGGTGTGAAGACACTTATCAAAAAAAGATCTTATAATAACTTTGGAGCTCTTGTTTCAACATATACATGCTTAGGAATCCGAtgacatatgtcttttaaactttgGTCATTCTAAATACTTTACGTAAAACTCTTTAAATTGCCGACCGGACATTAACATAGTAACACATTTGATTCAACATGAAAATTGCTGTGGCTTACTCTTTAGTATGAGTATAATGTTGACATTATATCATGGAAAGATGTAAACAATATACCTTGAAGCTGAAGTTTAGGAGTCTCCATTAAACAGCTAACGCTATTGTTCTTATAATCAACACGGTAAAATACATCGTCATAGCCTCTGGCAGCGTCAGTTAAAACCAAGTAATACGTTCCATCTTGAAAATATTGAGTAAACTTTTTATGTTTAGGAAGTGTACTCCATGAATTTCTTTCATTTGCCCGCTGCCAGACCATGTCTGCGTCTGAGGTTGTTTCCGGagtaaaagtaaaggtaacatttctGCTCAATATAGTCGGCTGTTCTATCTTCAGACTTCCACATTGGTTCACGTCGACAGTAACTTTAAAATTATACACAATTAAGTTGTTTAAAATCAGACAtgatttcttttttacatttaaattccTAAACTAAGACATACATGTATGCTAACTGGTGTTAAAAAATCTGCAATTACAACAGTATCTTAGACACACAGCGCATTATTTACAACCATTTAATCTTTGTATGACCCTCAAGTGTAAATCGTGAAATAATTTAACAACATTTGTACAATGAAACCTATATATTGTTAAAATGGTGCATGTCACGTACGTCATAAAAAAAGCGTCACAAAAGTAAAAACATTGTTTAGGTcacaaaagtgaaaaaatatattccTACAAAGGTGAAAATAGTTTTATACCTTTCGCATTCACCTTAAAAATTCTATCTAGACCAAAATGCTGTATTGtctatttactgaaaaaaagGACGAATTGGTGGACCTGACTTTTACAGTGTTCTTAGAACTGGAGGGATATAGTAATGGTACGTCCCTTTAACACATGTTGAAATAGTGACAGGCGGCAATACCACGGATTCAGAGTGCATGAACCGAAATTATAAGTTTCAAACTTATTTAATTATCTCTCCCATCTTTACTCTTTCTTCCTTGGGAGTAAGTAGAAACAATTATAAACTAGTTGCATGCAGAATGCAACACATCACAGCTGAAACACACTAATAAACAAGAATTAACAGTTTTGGTGCAAGTTTTCTGCCAAAATACTTCTAAAACCGGCACACATATTCACAGCCTGCCTCGTTTTTTGACAAAGCAAGGGCACGAGGCTAATCTTTGAATTGGATACTCCTTCAGTTGGTTATTAGACCACTACTGGTTGAAAGCTAGTTTCGGGGACCATAGGACTGCGCTTTTCCGTCTGTCCTCAACTTTATGTTCGATCAATAACTACGTCATTCATAAAGGGATCTTAATAATACTCAGCACATATGTTCTCCATACATATTAACATATTGTCCAGAAACATGTTATGACATTTCCTGGAGTGTTTTGTCCACGCACATATCTTTTTGTATAGATTTAACATATATTCACCTCAATATTTACTCTACCAATTTCAGCAATTATATGGGTATGTCACTATGCCCGTTTTGAATTCAATGAATAAAAATAGCTAAAATGTCAAGCAGATTAAGTTAAGAAAATACAATTACTCAGTCAGGACCTTTAAGCCCGTCCGCTAAGCGCAATAGGGAGAGCGAATcgcggtgtcgtgagttcgagcctcatGCAAGGCGAATAAACTTCGTGACGAGTTGATAATAGAAATTTGAAATaacgtcctctacctctgattatTGTAGATAATTTGACAGTCACTTGCAGGGAAACTTgttcgtactggtacagaatccaggaacaacaATTATGTggtaactgcctgccgttacatgactgaaatactgttaaacccaaaaacaaacgaacaaacaaactggCAGGGTCTTCAAAATCTCGCCCTTCATTTTGTAGTATTGCCGTTTTAAGACTGCatcatgaaaatgttttcatgaaggcatgtggggaaaaaagtaggtcactttttgttgtgggttttcaatgtaaatatgtttttcaCCATACTAGTAAAGGCAACTAGCGAAATTTAAACAGACGgcttataacaaaagaaaattaacaatACACGTCCAAAATGctacattgtaatttttacagTCTGTAGCTTTGAAAGAACaacacataattttgcaaaattcaATAAACAACGAATGTTGATGTGTACTACTGTATTTTACCATcaaaattaaatgtcaaaattggTTTTACATGGTTGGAATacgatttgttttcatttgtgacTTTTTGTGACTCTTTTTTATAACGTATATGACCAGCGACGTTTTTACATTTAGAACAACTACGTTTCCCTTTTGTGGaatgtgtttacatattttacacAACTGTTTCACATTTGTAACCATTTACTCATATTTTTGTGATCATCTTTACATTTTGGGGTCCCACAATCCTTTGGTGTAATTGCGCGTGGTCACAGCAGTGTCTGACATTCAAATTGTTGTAGGTGCTGAATATAGGTATAAGCTTTAAGACTGAGTTCAACTTGGTAAAATTTCCTAATAGGACACATTACACATGTTCAAATGACCCctattaaatgtaaacaaaaccatCAAAATAGGGCAAATTGCACGACATTATACAAAAGGGGGGAATTTGGTTTTCATACAACTTTAAATCTTTATTATATCATGATCTGAAAGTTACAAAACTTGACTTCCTAGTTTTATTCAATCAATGCTGTCATATCATAAACAGATGGGTAACTGTgggtattttatatatattcatttacactCCACCCCTTCTCCCCTTCTCATATAACGTAGTCtaacatttatatcaaaaacttcaGAAAATGACCCAAAGTAAAACTTTTTGGactaaaatttgaatttgaaaaagtTGATTTTGGCGTTTTCTGTCGAATTGCTTTTTTGATTTTTAGGCTAGTCACACCAATCCTTTACATAATGTCTTCCCCGCGATCATTGCAAAACAATCCCATGCAATTAActgtaaacaattttaaagtcagaagatcatttaaatgtaaaaattggGTTCATTGGGAAAATACATATGTCAAAAGACTTCTAGCAGCTACATAATTTTGTATCACGACATGCTTGGAGGATTCCTGTCAAGGTAATGATTACGTTAGTGTTCAGGTTAAAAGAGAACCTACACTGTCTCGGGACATCTAACATTAAAAAGAACAGACGAATCATTCTACGTATTTACCACATTTGTCAATGTCGCACTTTCCCCAGTCATGATCTGAGGACACATAGCACCAGAGATAACCATGTCTATCCGGATCACGACAGTAATTTTCGTCTTCAGATGTCGTAGCTTCCGTGACTTTATCAGGATTACTGTATTCATGACCAAAAGAATCCCATCTTATACATGTCTCTCCATTCTTCGTCGTCTGCTGGTGGCCTTTATACTCATACGTCGTTGTCCGGAAACAGTCTGAAGCCACCACTGAAATGTTGTATAAATTGCTAGTATGaatacaaaatataacattttattggaAGTTGATTGGGACCGTATTGAAAATATACTCTTTGGCTTTTCAAACTTCACATCTTTTATATCTCTGCCAAATTATGACAGATTCTGATGAAATTTGGGTATAGTTTTTAAACATTAGTTCAGTTATATAACAGATAATAAGGATTTTATGTAAATTCGTTGAGCAATGACAGATGcaataagataaaacaaaaatgaaaagtcacaaattgagTGCAACTTGATGCTGGCCGCTATGCGGCAGGTACTGCTATCTGCAGTATAAAACCATTTTGCGGTCAACATTTCACTCTTCAAGGATGGAAAATGCTCTTATCCTGATAATTTGGATActtttctgcaagtttgatttTGTAGATAACAAGATTTATATCTAGAAATATTACAGTTTTGCACTGGAGATTCTGCACGACATTATTGGtattaatctgaaaaaaaaacgagtaaatatttctcgatgcaaagcttCCCATCACAttgtttcataattattttacttataTATGATTATGCACATTTTGCTCGTATGTCCAAAcaattcttttaaaaagaaaactatgtaaatatACTTCTTCACTCCACATTATCCATCTATTTGATATCATTAGTGACGTCACTAGCCTAAATTGTAATTTTCaggtttatattgaaaatattgatgtGTGATCAATTTCAACTAAATAGAGTTGAAAAATAGTAGGAATTAATTTGACTTCCATCAATTCGATACGATCAAAATATACCGTTGCAATTTTAGATTTACTTATCATGgtgtaccgtttgggtcaaaagtttGCTTTGCTTGTGCGCGcgcatttcaaaatatacttgcACGTATAAAATATGCGTGCAAGCGAAAAGATATACGTCCAcgtgtataattttatatgtgCACGTGTAAATATGTAGCTTATATGAGActgcgtttttagctcacctgtcacaaagtgacaaggtgagcttttgtgatcgcgcggtgtccgtcgtccgtcgtccgtccgtgcgtgcgtgcgtccgtcagtaaacttttgcttgtgaccactctagaggtcacatttttcatgagatctttatgaaagttggtcagaatgttcatcttgatgatatctaagtcaaattcgaaactgggtcacgtgcctgcaaaaactaggtcagtaggtctaaaaatagaaaaaccttgtgacctctctagaggccatatatttcacaagatctttatgaaaattggtcagaacgttcatcttgatgataactaggtcaagtttgaaactgggtcacgtgccttcaaaaattaggtcagtgggtctaaaaataggaaaaccttgtgacctctctagaggccatatatttcatgcgatcttcatgaaaattggtcagaacgttcatcttgatgatatctaggtgaagtttgaaactgggttacgtgccttcaaaaactaggtcagtgggtctaaaaatagtaaaaccttgtgacctctctagaggccatatatttcatgcgatcttcatgaaaattggtcagaacgttcatcttgatgatatctacgtcaaatttgaaactgggtcacgtgccatcaaaaactaggtcagcaggtcaaataatagaaaaaccttgtgacctctctaaaggccatatttttcatgggatctgtatgaaagttggtctaaatgttcatctttatgatatctaggtcaagttcgaaactgggttacgtgcggtcaaaaactaggtcagtaggtctaaaaatagaaaaaccttgtgaccactctagaggccatatatttcatgagatcttcatgaaaattagtgagaatgttcaccttgatgatatctagttcaaaacagggtcaaataccttcgaaaactaggtcaataggtcagataatggaaaaaccttgtgacctctctagagaccatatttttcaatggatcctcatgaaaattggtcagagtttttatcttgataatatctaggtcaagttcaaaactgggttacatgagctctaaaactaggtcactatgtcaaataatagaaaaaacgacgtcatactcaaaactgggtcatgtgggaagaggtgagcgattcaggaccatcatggtcctcttgttatatatacGTGCACTTGTAATTAAACATCCACTTATATATTTACGCGTACACTTGTAAATATACAGGTGTATCTAAGTGCGGCTAGAATGTGCGTGAACTCGTAAAGATTTACGTGCACGCATATATGGACGTGCATGCGTAAATTTATACGTGCACGCTTTAATACAAATGCACGTATATTTACACGCACACGTCCGTATAAGCATATTTATGCGTGTacgataaaatttttaaatgtggccttatATATTCACACGTCTACACATATAAGGCTATTATAATTACACGCTGACTTTCGATTTGTCTTTATTTTACACCTTTAAACTCcttacaaattttcaaatattggagaaaacaattattaaaagaaagaaattaggaactaaaaataaaattaatgatgtTTATGTTCATAAAAGTGTGACAGCCACGCCATAAACAAATGTAATACGAGTTTTAACGTTATTTCGAATATTAACAGTACATAGCACTGTATGGAAGTTTCCCTCAATGGCatgtattttatgatgtgtttGGTTAACTTGCTCGGCTTAATTGTAAGAGCTGATTTAAATATAATCGGTACGGTTTTCAACATGATGTTGGtaagtttagtttatattttacagattatttcaAGAGTTGAGGAGTTATACATTTGCCTCGTTTAAAGATcctttaaaaatagaaagttacTTTTTCTTGTAAGATAGAAAGATAGAGACAGTAATTTACCATAAGTGCAAAATCAATTTTATCATAGTCTCATTAagttataaatacatataaattatatgtaCTCGTATATTATACgtttaatgaaatgatatgttCGGAAGACATACATTGAATGAATGTACATGCTTTTGGCTAGCAATTGAACTTCTATGGACTACATTATCTTCACTGAGTAAAATTTTTTTCGGCAATAAATTGTGGGGGTTGTCAGGCCGCCAGAAGATGGAAGCTGGTCTTGAGACTTGGTATCTTTCTACTTCCCCCTCCCACGACGGAGTTAGGGCTGAGTAGCCGCCTCGCAGCACACCGACtgggaaagtatattcatatatgtaagtTTTCCGTGTAGGAATTAaaggaaattgatattttatatgattgaagTTCAATTGAACaggatataattataaagaaggtttttgcagttttttgtatatattatgtatatacatatgtGCAGTTTTCGCTCAGTTAAAAACAAACTAGTGTTAAAGTTCATGCATGATGTCTTGTGTTAAAGCTAGAAATGTGTTAACAATGTGGATACATGACAATGCAGACAACAAATCCTaaaattcatttatgtttttgttctcctttcttccctcgatttactttgattatgggataaataatttatttacgtttgagcgtagcgaattaggaaataacTCGAATTACTTTTCTTTTCGGTAAACGTTTTGATTGTGACATATTCTCTTTAAGTTCATTTGTTTTCTTTGGACTGATTAAAACAGGAAATAGCTCTTTATTGTAAACAAATGTCGTCTGCAACTGAATGGCTGTGAAAAGGAAAGAGTTGGCATCTGAACAATAAGAGATCGTTATATCTTTTGTACATGATAGACGTTTCCAAAGAAAATTTGCCGAAGTATTTGTGTTTATAAGTTTCTGAATAGGTATAACGCGAGAGAAAGTGTTGAAAACGCACCTGGAAGTGAGTGGAAGGCCTCCGGCTAAAAGTAACGCGAGGGCTCATTTAGCAGAACTGAC
The Mercenaria mercenaria strain notata chromosome 10, MADL_Memer_1, whole genome shotgun sequence genome window above contains:
- the LOC123559678 gene encoding uncharacterized protein LOC123559678 is translated as MALSHLVASDCFRTTTYEYKGHQQTTKNGETCIRWDSFGHEYSNPDKVTEATTSEDENYCRDPDRHGYLWCYVSSDHDWGKCDIDKCVTVDVNQCGSLKIEQPTILSRNVTFTFTPETTSDADMVWQRANERNSWSTLPKHKKFTQYFQDGTYYLVLTDAARGYDDVFYRVDYKNNSVSCLMETPKLQLQDISSYKCGFVYLRTTKVKEGENVELEYYPSEYVNQYPEQTVRQWMHSAVQPVSITLTKDVYEEEREPNDKYVLTIIMFNDRMNGRYGVYCGSAAGYSNMVKVILPGATDFNLNISCKGCIVGEDGDHFSVLCKTSGGTQPIKVTMSIGNESLSPHRYNETAGNMAFFTLLNRHHMANMTCTVMNDALTSPFIITAHVYVIKSPIFHLFMVPGILKEGETVNITCVVKNGRPAPKVRMKVSDTEVPSAVQTDYFNTSTSLNTNAVTMTTFEPIWNRENITCCRYSEWYKITSECSPPKQVTFLYSPVIEFNISGSVLNISEGERVYVKCSVKSLRTFNISWMEHTDGGNIYQKHCHMKTDCVIVIDAYRISQRHLNCQTRYLQTTDKKTLTVNIYEKAEQRFNKQDTCGSGGNSFIWIIISSCLTAVLIGVFIACLVAIKKMKTTKAKWEENKMRRSTSVGGRRNDVELEDRAYEDLNARDASGQLETTYSQLSP